Proteins co-encoded in one Deltaproteobacteria bacterium genomic window:
- the pstA gene encoding phosphate ABC transporter permease PtsA produces the protein MNKSSGSLRHRKLIQIAIFGLFRLSAAINGIALLIVVYFLVARGWKAINWTFLTQPPMESMTKGGILPCIVGTLCLSLGAILVALPIGVASAIYLNEYARPGRLLRAIRIGINNLAGVPSVVFGLFGLAFFVVWLKMGVSILAGSLTLGVLTLPVIIGSSEEALRSVPDTYREASLGLGATKWQTIYRVVLPAALPGILTGAILGISRAAGETAPIMFTAAVFYTPSLPTSVFDEIMALPYHIYVLATAGTEIEATRHLQYGTAIVLIVLVMGLNLIAIIYRARLQRRM, from the coding sequence ATGAATAAATCAAGCGGTTCCCTGAGGCATCGTAAACTGATCCAGATCGCAATTTTCGGGCTTTTCAGGCTCTCGGCTGCCATCAATGGAATCGCACTGCTTATCGTAGTCTACTTTCTTGTGGCAAGAGGATGGAAGGCCATCAACTGGACATTTCTTACGCAGCCGCCCATGGAATCAATGACTAAAGGCGGAATCCTGCCCTGTATCGTCGGTACCCTCTGCCTGAGTCTGGGTGCCATTCTGGTGGCCCTTCCCATCGGAGTCGCCTCTGCCATCTATCTTAATGAATATGCCCGCCCTGGCCGGCTGCTCCGCGCTATCCGTATAGGGATCAACAACCTTGCCGGTGTGCCTTCAGTGGTCTTTGGTCTCTTCGGTCTTGCCTTCTTTGTAGTATGGTTAAAAATGGGAGTGAGTATCCTTGCCGGTTCCCTGACTCTCGGAGTACTCACCCTGCCTGTAATTATCGGATCTTCCGAGGAGGCCCTGAGGTCCGTTCCGGACACCTATCGGGAGGCGTCCCTGGGCCTTGGGGCCACCAAGTGGCAGACCATCTACCGGGTTGTCCTGCCGGCTGCCCTGCCAGGCATCCTTACCGGCGCCATCCTTGGGATCAGCCGGGCCGCAGGGGAGACCGCGCCCATCATGTTTACAGCAGCCGTGTTCTATACACCTTCTCTGCCGACTTCTGTTTTTGATGAAATCATGGCCCTGCCCTATCATATCTATGTCCTGGCCACGGCCGGAACGGAGATCGAAGCCACCCGCCATCTCCAGTATGGAACTGCCATTGTGCTGATTGTCCTGGTAATGGGCCTGAATCTTATTGCCATTATCTACCGGGCACGCCTCCAGAGACGGATGTAA
- a CDS encoding two-component system response regulator, producing MEKHILFVDDSPTMRSSVSFCLRNAGYRVTEASDGKDALQKLRSIEDKGQSLALIITDINMPEMDGITFISKVKETRLKFLPILVLTTEAGESMIEKGRAAGASGWLLKPFQPEQLLWAVKKVVWTK from the coding sequence ATGGAAAAGCACATTCTGTTTGTAGACGATTCACCTACAATGAGATCGTCGGTTTCCTTTTGCCTGCGAAATGCAGGATATAGAGTGACAGAGGCGTCAGATGGCAAAGATGCCCTCCAAAAACTGCGATCCATAGAAGATAAAGGCCAGTCTCTGGCCCTGATTATTACCGACATTAACATGCCGGAGATGGATGGGATTACTTTCATATCCAAGGTAAAGGAGACAAGGCTGAAATTCCTTCCCATATTAGTCCTGACCACCGAGGCCGGGGAGTCCATGATAGAAAAAGGCAGGGCTGCAGGCGCTTCAGGGTGGCTGCTGAAGCCTTTTCAGCCAGAGCAGCTCCTGTGGGCTGTCAAGAAAGTCGTGTGGACAAAATGA
- a CDS encoding IS200/IS605 family transposase, which translates to MSKEYRKGPHTIYDIQYHFVWVTKYRYHVLKGEVAFRTREIIRQTCEARNITILNGHVSRDHVHLHVSCPPELAPSKIVQYVKGRSSRLIQQEFPHLRKRYWGRHLWARGYFCATVGNVTEKMIAAYIASQEKASPKEAFTIAND; encoded by the coding sequence ATAAGCAAAGAATATCGCAAGGGGCCTCACACGATCTATGATATCCAGTATCATTTCGTATGGGTTACGAAATATCGTTATCATGTTTTGAAAGGAGAAGTGGCTTTTAGAACCAGGGAGATAATCCGTCAGACTTGTGAGGCCCGCAATATTACAATTCTTAATGGTCATGTTAGCAGGGATCATGTTCATCTGCATGTTTCATGTCCTCCAGAACTTGCTCCGAGCAAGATAGTTCAATATGTGAAAGGACGAAGTTCTCGACTGATTCAGCAAGAATTTCCGCATTTGCGTAAGAGATATTGGGGAAGGCATCTTTGGGCTCGCGGCTATTTTTGTGCAACAGTTGGGAATGTTACAGAAAAAATGATAGCCGCTTATATTGCAAGCCAAGAAAAGGCGAGCCCTAAAGAGGCCTTCACTATTGCTAATGACTAA
- the bioA gene encoding adenosylmethionine--8-amino-7-oxononanoate transaminase: protein MIPEVDLLELDRRYLWHPYTQMKDFEKDDPLFVDRADGVFLFDAQGRRYYDTISSWWCILHGHNHPRIKAAIRDQLDRLEHVHFAGTTHEGAIRLAEKLVALTPDGLSKVFYSDNGSTACEVAIKMSLQYWKHMGETRRESFVSLERGYHGDTIGAMSLGGVPSFEGPFDALTFDSYRIPSPYCYRCPYKFRHSARSQDHSITKSLNCSIECLDPLEKLLADKGHEIAGIILEPLLQAAGGMIAYPVQYLKRLAGLASHHRIHLILDEVATGFGRTGRMFAFEHAGIAPDFLCLSKGLTAGFIPMAATITTDDVYHAFYADYEEGRTFFHGHTFTGNPLASAAALASLEIFEQEKVLDGLQDKIDILQSGMERFKELPWVGDVRGIGMVAAVELVMDRRTRTPFSSEKRVGWMIYKEGLKKGLILRPLGDIVYLFLPLSVNAVQIEDILSLSFDVISGLNS from the coding sequence ATGATCCCTGAAGTTGACTTGCTGGAGCTAGACCGCAGATACCTCTGGCACCCTTATACACAGATGAAGGACTTTGAGAAGGATGATCCCCTGTTTGTGGATCGAGCTGATGGGGTATTTTTATTTGATGCCCAGGGGCGACGCTACTATGACACCATATCCTCATGGTGGTGCATTCTCCATGGTCACAACCATCCCAGGATCAAGGCAGCCATCAGGGATCAACTGGACAGACTGGAACACGTGCACTTTGCAGGTACTACCCATGAGGGAGCCATCCGTCTGGCAGAAAAACTTGTTGCCTTGACCCCGGATGGACTAAGCAAAGTTTTTTATTCAGATAACGGCTCCACTGCCTGTGAGGTGGCAATAAAGATGTCCCTTCAATACTGGAAGCATATGGGTGAGACCCGGAGGGAGAGCTTCGTTTCACTCGAAAGGGGATATCACGGAGATACCATCGGTGCCATGAGCCTGGGCGGAGTCCCCTCATTCGAGGGCCCGTTTGATGCCCTCACCTTTGATTCTTACCGGATACCATCTCCATATTGCTATCGATGCCCTTATAAATTCAGGCATTCTGCTCGATCACAAGATCACTCGATCACCAAATCACTCAATTGCTCCATTGAATGCCTGGATCCGCTTGAGAAGTTGCTTGCTGACAAGGGGCATGAAATAGCAGGAATCATACTTGAGCCCTTGCTTCAGGCAGCAGGCGGGATGATAGCATATCCTGTGCAATATCTGAAAAGGCTGGCAGGGCTTGCCTCTCACCACCGGATCCACCTGATCCTGGATGAAGTTGCCACTGGCTTTGGGCGGACCGGACGCATGTTTGCCTTTGAACATGCCGGAATAGCCCCTGATTTTTTATGTCTTTCAAAGGGGCTGACTGCCGGATTTATCCCTATGGCGGCCACCATAACCACTGACGACGTATACCATGCCTTTTACGCCGACTATGAAGAGGGCAGGACATTCTTTCATGGCCATACCTTTACTGGCAATCCCTTGGCATCAGCGGCAGCCCTGGCTTCCCTGGAGATATTTGAGCAAGAGAAAGTGCTGGATGGGTTGCAGGATAAGATTGATATCCTCCAATCCGGCATGGAGAGGTTTAAAGAGCTTCCCTGGGTGGGAGACGTCAGGGGAATCGGCATGGTGGCCGCTGTCGAACTGGTCATGGACCGTAGGACCAGGACCCCGTTTTCATCTGAGAAAAGGGTAGGGTGGATGATTTATAAAGAGGGATTAAAAAAAGGACTTATTCTTCGACCATTAGGTGACATAGTTTATCTTTTTCTTCCACTTTCTGTTAATGCAGTTCAGATAGAAGATATTCTCAGCCTGAGTTTTGATGTTATTTCTGGATTGAATTCATAG
- a CDS encoding RND transporter, translated as MKRLASGLLLLLLAGCATVGPDYVPPEISAPAHWTAELEGGQTVKYVDIQALADWWTALNDPILSSLIERAVADNLDLKKARARVREARARRGISQADLFPAIDTGISANRNRSSEETGGGETRELYTAGFDASWELDLFGGKRRAIEAAEAELQASEEDLRDVLVSLLAEVALNYVEVRSFQTRLSIAEANLDTQTETYNITQWRFRAGLTTQLDVEQAGYNLEQTRSQIPTLQTGLEQAGNRLAVLLGEHPGFLKDILSEPKSIPVTPLEVAIGLPADVLRRRPDVRRAERQLAAQTAQVGVATADLYPKLSLTGSIGLEALSLGNLFLSRARTSAIGSNIGWPIFDAGRIRQNIKVQTAVQEQALIQYETAVLTALEEVENALVSYADEQVRRRSLLKASQAAQRAVDLAQNKYVSGLIDFQAVLDAQRSLLSLQDQLAISEGEATSNLITLYKALGGGWTSLVPDDKKK; from the coding sequence ATGAAGCGGCTGGCCTCAGGGCTCCTGCTGTTGCTGCTCGCAGGCTGTGCAACCGTCGGTCCGGATTACGTCCCTCCCGAGATCTCGGCACCCGCACACTGGACCGCTGAGCTGGAAGGCGGTCAGACTGTCAAGTATGTGGATATTCAAGCACTGGCAGATTGGTGGACGGCACTCAACGATCCGATCCTGTCGAGCCTGATTGAACGAGCGGTTGCAGACAACCTCGATCTTAAAAAAGCGCGGGCGCGGGTTCGCGAGGCGCGCGCCCGCCGTGGTATCAGCCAGGCTGATCTCTTTCCTGCTATAGACACCGGCATTTCTGCAAACCGGAACCGTAGCAGCGAAGAAACCGGCGGCGGCGAGACACGCGAACTCTATACTGCGGGCTTCGATGCCAGTTGGGAGCTGGATTTGTTCGGCGGCAAACGCCGTGCCATCGAGGCGGCCGAGGCGGAGCTGCAGGCAAGCGAAGAAGATCTGCGAGACGTACTTGTCAGCCTTCTTGCCGAAGTCGCCCTGAATTACGTTGAAGTACGTTCGTTTCAGACCCGGCTGTCGATCGCAGAGGCAAATCTCGATACGCAGACCGAGACCTACAATATCACCCAATGGCGTTTCAGGGCCGGCCTGACGACACAGCTTGACGTGGAACAGGCCGGATACAATCTGGAGCAGACACGGTCGCAGATACCCACGCTGCAGACCGGGCTTGAACAGGCCGGAAACCGCCTCGCAGTGCTGCTGGGCGAGCACCCCGGTTTCCTGAAGGATATACTGTCTGAACCTAAATCCATTCCGGTCACTCCCCTTGAAGTAGCTATCGGGTTACCGGCCGATGTCTTGCGGCGCCGGCCTGATGTCAGGCGTGCCGAGCGCCAACTGGCCGCACAGACGGCGCAGGTCGGCGTTGCCACTGCCGATCTTTATCCCAAGCTCTCTCTGACCGGATCAATCGGATTAGAGGCCCTGTCACTGGGAAATTTGTTTTTGTCCCGTGCCCGGACGTCCGCGATCGGTTCAAATATCGGCTGGCCGATCTTCGACGCGGGCCGCATACGGCAAAATATTAAGGTGCAAACCGCAGTGCAGGAACAGGCACTGATACAGTATGAGACCGCGGTCCTCACGGCACTGGAGGAGGTTGAAAATGCGCTCGTCTCTTATGCTGATGAGCAAGTTCGACGCCGATCGCTGTTGAAAGCGTCGCAGGCCGCGCAGCGTGCCGTTGACCTTGCACAAAATAAGTATGTATCAGGGCTGATCGATTTTCAAGCCGTGCTGGATGCACAGCGGTCACTGTTGTCACTCCAGGATCAGTTAGCGATTAGCGAGGGCGAAGCCACCTCCAATCTGATAACCCTTTACAAGGCACTTGGAGGTGGATGGACGTCCCTGGTGCCTGATGATAAAAAGAAATAG
- the pstB gene encoding phosphate ABC transporter ATP-binding protein (ATP-binding protein; PstABCS is an ATP dependent phosphate uptake system which is responsible for inorganic phosphate uptake during phosphate starvation), whose translation MEHSLKIKIKNLDFYYGEFQALHDISLDLFENQVTAFIGPSGCGKSTLLRCLNRMNDLIPASRVEGQILLDDQNINDPSVDVVTIRRNVGMVFQKPNPFPKSIFENVAYGLRVNGIKDKAYITDRVEKSLQSAALWDEVKDRIHDSALGLSGGQQQRLCIARALAVEPEVVLMDEPASALDPIATQKIEELIHQLKKSYTIIIVTHNMQQAARVSDVTAFFYLGKLIEVDDTETLFTKPELQQTEDYITGRFG comes from the coding sequence ATGGAGCACTCTCTAAAAATTAAAATAAAAAACTTGGATTTCTATTATGGTGAGTTTCAGGCCCTTCATGATATCTCCCTGGACCTTTTTGAAAATCAGGTAACCGCCTTCATCGGCCCTTCAGGCTGTGGTAAGAGCACTTTATTGCGTTGCCTGAACCGGATGAATGACCTGATTCCTGCCAGCCGGGTGGAAGGACAGATCCTGCTGGATGATCAGAACATTAACGATCCAAGTGTGGATGTAGTCACCATTCGTCGCAATGTCGGCATGGTATTTCAGAAACCCAATCCTTTCCCAAAAAGCATTTTTGAAAATGTGGCATACGGCCTGAGGGTAAACGGCATAAAAGATAAGGCATACATTACAGACCGAGTAGAAAAGAGTCTTCAGTCAGCGGCCTTGTGGGATGAAGTCAAAGACAGGATTCATGACTCAGCCCTTGGTCTTTCGGGCGGACAGCAACAACGCCTCTGTATTGCCAGGGCCCTGGCAGTGGAGCCTGAAGTGGTACTTATGGATGAGCCGGCATCCGCCCTGGACCCAATCGCTACCCAGAAGATCGAGGAACTGATCCATCAGTTGAAAAAATCATATACAATCATAATTGTTACGCACAATATGCAGCAAGCTGCACGTGTATCTGACGTCACAGCCTTTTTTTATCTGGGAAAACTTATAGAAGTGGATGATACCGAAACGCTTTTTACAAAACCTGAGCTCCAACAGACAGAGGATTACATCACCGGCCGTTTCGGATAG
- the bioF gene encoding 8-amino-7-oxononanoate synthase encodes MDSFESITDFVNYELRVQNKTGLLRSLFPLEGLQRGVIKANGKTLVDFSSNDYLGLAGHPTLIEGAKKAMEKWGAGARASRLMSGDLEIHHRLESAIAALKGKEASLIFGSGYLANAGIIPALCGRDDVIYSDRLNHASIVDGVLLSRARFYRFRHNDLNHLEDLLKNHRSRYRKALIVVESVYSMDGDQAPVSGLLELRGRYGAMLMIDEAHATGVFGTKGEGIISQTGADAVDVILGTFGKALGGYGAFVAVSNRMKQFLLNRARTFIFSTALPPAVIGANLAAVKLLEEEPERRSRVCELASELRQALKEDLGLNTPSESQIVPVMVGDSQSALSLAESLRDAGFFVKAIRPPTVPEGTARIRLSVTANHGAGDLHRLLEALFRGL; translated from the coding sequence ATGGATTCTTTCGAGAGTATTACAGATTTTGTCAACTACGAGTTGCGGGTTCAAAATAAGACCGGGCTTCTTAGATCTCTTTTCCCCCTGGAAGGGTTGCAAAGAGGAGTGATAAAGGCGAACGGCAAGACCCTTGTCGATTTTTCCTCCAATGATTATTTGGGCCTGGCTGGCCACCCCACCCTTATTGAAGGAGCAAAAAAGGCCATGGAGAAATGGGGAGCAGGTGCCCGGGCCTCCAGGCTCATGAGCGGGGACCTGGAAATCCATCACAGGCTTGAGTCGGCGATTGCCGCTCTGAAAGGAAAAGAAGCGAGCCTCATTTTCGGGAGCGGTTACCTGGCAAATGCAGGTATAATCCCGGCCCTCTGCGGAAGGGACGATGTGATCTATTCGGATCGCCTGAACCATGCAAGCATAGTGGACGGGGTCCTTTTATCCAGGGCGCGATTTTACAGGTTCAGGCATAATGATCTGAATCACCTTGAGGACCTGCTCAAAAACCACAGGTCGAGATATCGCAAGGCCCTGATTGTGGTTGAAAGCGTTTACAGCATGGATGGAGATCAGGCCCCGGTATCAGGGCTCCTGGAACTAAGGGGGCGTTATGGGGCCATGCTGATGATAGATGAGGCCCATGCAACAGGGGTATTTGGTACAAAAGGGGAGGGGATCATAAGCCAAACCGGGGCAGACGCAGTGGATGTAATCCTGGGCACATTCGGAAAGGCCCTGGGTGGTTATGGTGCCTTTGTAGCTGTCTCGAACCGGATGAAGCAGTTTCTTTTAAATCGGGCCAGGACCTTTATTTTCTCTACCGCCCTTCCGCCGGCGGTTATAGGTGCAAACCTTGCGGCTGTGAAGCTTCTTGAGGAGGAGCCGGAGCGCAGAAGCCGGGTCTGCGAGCTGGCATCAGAGCTGAGACAGGCTTTAAAGGAAGATCTGGGTCTTAATACCCCCAGCGAGTCACAGATCGTTCCAGTGATGGTTGGTGACAGCCAAAGTGCGCTCAGTCTGGCGGAAAGCCTTCGGGACGCGGGCTTTTTTGTAAAAGCGATTCGGCCCCCGACTGTCCCTGAGGGCACGGCAAGGATTCGTCTATCCGTAACCGCAAATCACGGTGCGGGTGATTTGCACCGGCTTCTGGAGGCCTTGTTCCGTGGACTTTGA
- the phoU gene encoding phosphate transport system regulatory protein PhoU: MPIRLQKELEKLKKRILSLGAMVEERVRMVIQALELRDANLAEKIIRSDYEIDEFEIEVEEDCLKILALHQPVAVDLRFLIAVIKINNDLERVADEAVNIAERVKIIAKRKRLDIPFDYSLMAEKTASMLKKSLDALVNMDDVLALDVLKLDDAIDDMKNHAYDVVKQAIGEHPDRVAYLINLLLMCRHLERIADHATNIAEEVVYMVQGEIIRHGKGASGIS, translated from the coding sequence ATGCCTATACGCCTACAAAAAGAATTAGAGAAACTGAAAAAGAGGATCCTCTCCCTGGGAGCCATGGTTGAGGAGCGTGTCCGGATGGTTATCCAGGCCCTTGAGTTAAGAGATGCGAATCTTGCAGAAAAGATCATCAGGAGTGACTACGAAATAGATGAATTCGAGATAGAGGTGGAAGAAGACTGCCTGAAGATTCTTGCACTGCATCAGCCGGTTGCCGTGGACCTGCGGTTTCTTATTGCTGTGATCAAGATCAACAACGATCTGGAGAGGGTCGCCGATGAGGCAGTGAACATCGCAGAACGGGTAAAGATCATTGCCAAACGCAAGCGGCTCGATATCCCCTTTGATTATTCCTTAATGGCTGAAAAGACGGCATCCATGCTCAAGAAGAGTCTGGATGCCCTTGTGAACATGGACGATGTCCTGGCGCTGGATGTCCTCAAATTGGATGATGCAATAGATGACATGAAGAATCATGCCTATGACGTGGTAAAACAGGCCATAGGTGAACACCCTGACCGCGTGGCTTATCTGATCAACCTGCTCCTGATGTGCCGTCACCTTGAACGCATAGCAGACCATGCCACCAATATAGCCGAAGAAGTCGTATACATGGTTCAGGGGGAGATCATTCGGCACGGAAAGGGTGCATCAGGAATTTCGTAA
- the pstC gene encoding phosphate ABC transporter permease subunit PstC: MAKNRQTGKSRQRKESAIRFFFFSVALTSIITLALIVVFLFMEGLPIFSKVSVYDFLFGRYWYPTDDPPDFGIFPLIVASLAVTVMSAVISIPLGVMTALYLAESASARLREWVKPIVELLAALPSVVIGFFGMVVVAPFLQEIFDIPTGLNLFNASLMLAFMSVPTICSISEDAIYSVPIELKEASLALGATHWETIARVILPASLSGISTAIILGMSRAIGETMVVLMIAGGAAQLPSSIFDPVRPMPASIAAEMAEAPFRSDHYYALFATGIVLFAFTLLFNLVSEYISNKYRQVGAATL, translated from the coding sequence ATGGCAAAAAACAGGCAAACCGGAAAAAGCCGGCAAAGGAAAGAATCGGCGATCCGCTTCTTTTTCTTCTCTGTCGCGCTGACTTCCATAATAACCCTCGCCCTGATCGTTGTCTTCCTATTTATGGAAGGTCTTCCTATCTTCAGCAAGGTCTCTGTTTACGATTTCCTGTTCGGACGGTACTGGTATCCTACTGATGATCCCCCGGATTTTGGCATCTTCCCGCTGATCGTGGCATCCTTGGCTGTTACTGTCATGTCCGCCGTCATTTCCATCCCGCTGGGGGTGATGACCGCCCTCTATCTTGCAGAATCTGCTTCTGCCCGGCTGCGGGAATGGGTCAAACCTATTGTGGAACTTCTGGCAGCCCTTCCCTCTGTTGTCATTGGTTTCTTCGGCATGGTAGTAGTTGCACCTTTCCTTCAGGAAATCTTTGATATCCCCACAGGTTTGAATCTTTTCAATGCGTCGCTCATGCTGGCATTCATGTCCGTCCCGACCATCTGCAGCATCTCTGAAGATGCCATTTATAGTGTACCCATAGAGCTCAAAGAGGCCTCTCTGGCCCTGGGAGCCACCCATTGGGAGACCATCGCCAGGGTAATCCTTCCGGCGTCTCTCTCGGGCATCTCGACTGCCATCATACTGGGCATGTCGAGGGCTATCGGCGAGACCATGGTAGTACTCATGATTGCCGGTGGAGCGGCCCAGTTGCCGTCTTCAATATTTGATCCGGTCCGTCCCATGCCTGCAAGCATTGCAGCAGAAATGGCAGAGGCCCCCTTTCGGAGCGATCACTATTATGCCCTGTTCGCCACTGGCATCGTATTATTTGCTTTCACCCTGCTCTTCAATCTCGTATCCGAATACATCTCCAACAAATACAGGCAGGTTGGAGCTGCAACTTTGTAA
- the bioB gene encoding biotin synthase BioB, with translation MYGIDKIKDLLKLPLSELMARARAAKLRERGRSFSLCTIMNVKSGRCPEDCAFCAQSSRYRTGSPVYPLKPANEILERAERAKDAGASRFSLVTSGRGLARSEVDELAVVIEQISNNVGISVCASLGILDFEALTTLKLASLSRYHHNIETSESFFPKVISTHSFEDRISTIRTAKEAGLEVCSGGIIGLGESAEDRVSMALTLAGLEVDSVPINILVPIPGTPLASQPPLSVEEILRTIAVFRLIFPGKAVRIAGGRESALKDFQGLAFWAGADAMLIGGYLTVAGRDLDIDLRLVREMKRLW, from the coding sequence ATGTACGGCATTGACAAGATCAAGGACTTACTGAAGCTGCCGTTGTCCGAGCTGATGGCCCGTGCCCGTGCCGCAAAGCTGAGGGAGAGGGGCAGGAGCTTTTCTCTGTGCACCATAATGAATGTGAAGTCCGGAAGGTGCCCTGAAGACTGCGCATTTTGTGCCCAGTCCTCCAGATACAGGACAGGGAGTCCTGTTTACCCTCTCAAGCCGGCCAATGAAATTCTGGAAAGGGCTGAAAGGGCCAAGGATGCAGGCGCTTCAAGATTCAGCCTGGTGACGAGCGGCCGTGGTCTTGCCAGGTCCGAAGTGGATGAGCTGGCAGTGGTAATAGAGCAAATAAGTAACAATGTCGGGATAAGTGTATGCGCATCACTTGGCATCTTGGACTTTGAGGCGCTTACAACCCTGAAATTGGCCAGTCTCAGCCGTTATCACCACAATATTGAGACTTCAGAATCATTCTTCCCGAAAGTAATCTCCACCCATAGCTTCGAGGACCGTATCTCCACTATTCGTACCGCAAAGGAGGCAGGGCTTGAGGTATGCTCAGGGGGGATCATAGGCCTTGGGGAATCTGCTGAAGACAGGGTTTCAATGGCACTTACGCTGGCCGGTCTTGAGGTGGACTCTGTCCCGATAAATATCCTGGTCCCGATTCCGGGGACTCCCTTGGCTTCACAGCCTCCCCTGTCAGTGGAGGAGATACTGCGGACCATAGCCGTATTCAGATTGATCTTTCCGGGAAAGGCCGTACGTATTGCAGGAGGAAGAGAATCAGCGTTGAAGGATTTTCAGGGCCTTGCCTTTTGGGCAGGGGCGGATGCAATGCTGATAGGCGGATATCTCACGGTAGCCGGCAGGGACTTGGATATTGATCTCAGGCTGGTCAGAGAGATGAAAAGGCTGTGGTAA
- a CDS encoding phosphate ABC transporter substrate-binding protein has protein sequence MKLKGIAILALALVFSFTSSIVVLAGTLVIKGSTTVLPIAQKVAEAYMKQNPDVKISISGGGSGNGMKALIDGSTDIADSSRFIKPKEVSLAVGKGVYPVPFAVAYDCIVPVVHPSNPVTNITMDQLKAIYKGEIKNWKEVGGPDRPIAAISRDTSSGTYEVWHKKVMKKERVFPGALLQASNGAVAQAVSKNKNAIGYISLGYLDKGIKALMVNQITGSEETTLNGTYPVSRPLYMFTKGWPKGDTLNFINFVLNPEKGQKYVRDAKYVPLY, from the coding sequence ATGAAATTGAAAGGTATTGCCATACTTGCACTGGCATTGGTTTTTTCTTTCACATCAAGCATAGTAGTATTGGCAGGAACTCTTGTCATCAAAGGTTCCACCACGGTTTTACCCATTGCACAAAAAGTGGCGGAAGCCTATATGAAGCAAAATCCGGATGTGAAGATCTCTATTTCGGGCGGTGGCTCCGGCAATGGCATGAAGGCCCTTATTGACGGAAGCACTGATATTGCGGACAGCTCCAGGTTCATAAAGCCAAAGGAAGTAAGTCTTGCAGTGGGAAAAGGGGTATATCCAGTACCTTTTGCCGTGGCCTATGACTGTATTGTTCCGGTGGTGCACCCAAGTAATCCTGTGACGAATATTACCATGGATCAGCTTAAGGCAATTTATAAAGGAGAAATCAAAAACTGGAAAGAAGTGGGCGGACCCGACAGGCCGATAGCGGCTATTTCACGCGATACGTCCTCAGGGACTTACGAGGTCTGGCACAAGAAAGTCATGAAAAAGGAAAGGGTTTTCCCAGGGGCCCTGCTCCAGGCATCCAACGGGGCCGTTGCGCAGGCCGTTTCAAAAAACAAAAACGCCATTGGTTACATCAGCCTCGGATATCTGGATAAGGGCATAAAGGCTTTAATGGTAAATCAGATTACGGGATCTGAGGAAACAACCCTGAACGGAACATATCCTGTCAGCAGACCCCTTTATATGTTCACAAAGGGCTGGCCAAAGGGAGATACGCTTAACTTTATCAACTTTGTCTTGAATCCGGAAAAGGGCCAGAAATACGTACGCGACGCAAAGTATGTGCCTTTGTATTAA